The Lycium barbarum isolate Lr01 chromosome 10, ASM1917538v2, whole genome shotgun sequence genome includes a region encoding these proteins:
- the LOC132615929 gene encoding anaphase-promoting complex subunit 11 encodes MKVKILQWHAVSSWTWDAQDETCGICRMAFDGCCPDGKLPGNDCPLIWGACNYAFHLHCILKWVNSQTSQPHCPICRREWQFKE; translated from the coding sequence atgaaagtgaagatattgcaatGGCATGCTGTTTCTTCATGGACATGGGATGCTCAAGACGAAACTTGTGGGATATGTAGGATGGCATTTGATGGTTGTTGTCCTGATGGTAAACTCCCTGGGAATGATTGCCCACTAATCTGGGGTGCTTGTAACTATGCATTTCATCTTCATTGCATCCTAAAGTGGGTAAACTCACAAACGTCTCAACCTCATTGTCCCATATGTCGTCGAGAATGGCAGTTTAAAGAATGA
- the LOC132613718 gene encoding pentatricopeptide repeat-containing protein At4g01570, producing the protein MQFNRKPCFPLRLLWRQKHKESSVIGKNSPANKVGNLLVLASITKALIEPGGTRNLDDSIPLSENLVLQILRRNNLDAATKLDFFKWCSLRSNFKHSAETYSQIFRSICYSHNHRDDIFLLLNSMKDDEVLLNSSTFKLLLDSFTRTGNFDCALEILEFVERDLDNSSCLSPDVYNSVLIALVQKDQVNLALSIFLKLLETNDENSIGISSAVACNELLVGLKRANMRAEFKLVFDKLRGKGVFPLDRWGYNICIHTFGCWGDLSSSLSLFKEMKEREGWFSPDLCTYNSLIHVLCLLGKVKDAFVVWEELKGSSGLEPDAYTYRIVIQGCSKAYLINDAIKVFSEMQYNGIRPDTIVYNSLLDGLLKARKLTDACNLFQKMIEDDGVRASCWTYNILIDGLFKNGRALAAYTLFCDLKKKSNNFVDGVTYSIVILHLCREGRLDEALKLVEEMEARGFTVDLVTITSLLIAIYREGHWDYTERLMKHIRDSNLVPIIIRWKDSMEATMKAPQSREKDFTPIFPSNGNFGDILSLENLTDAETDTAFGAEDAEMDSQESDLWSSSPYMDMLANKVSSQSNAKRTFSLTGGKRVDTKGANSFDIDMVNTFLSIFLAKGKLSMACKLFEIFTDMGADPVSYTYNSMMSSFVKKGYFNEAWGILQEMGEKVCPSDVATYNVIIQGLGKMGRADLAGAVLDKLMKQGGYLDIVMYNTLINALGKAGRIEEVNKLFQQMKDSGINPDVVTYNTLIEVHTKAGQLKQSYKFLRMMLEAGCAPNHVTDTTLDFLEKEIEKLRYEKASIKRPKVDNPL; encoded by the exons ATGCAATTTAATCGAAAACCTTGTTTTCCGTTACGGTTACTATGGCGGCAAAAGCACAAAGAAAGCTCCGTCATCGGCAAGAACTCACCGGCAAATAAGGTCGGAAACTTACTGGTCTTAGCTTCGATTACAAAAGCATTAATAGAGCCAGGTGGAACACGTAACCTAGATGATTCAATTCCTTTATCGGAAAACCTAGTCCTTCAAATTCTCCGTCGCAACAATTTGGACGCTGCTACCAAATTGGACTTCTTCAAATGGTGTTCTCTCAG GTCCAATTTCAAACACTCAGCTGAAACTTATTCTCAGATATTCAGATCCATTTGCTATAGTCATAATCACCGCGACGATATTTTTCTACTGCTAAACTCCATGAAGGATGACGAAGTGTTGCTTAATTCGTCCACATTTAAATTACTACTCGATTCGTTTACTCGAACCGGTAATTTCGATTGCGCCCTAGAGATTTTGGAATTTGTGGAGAGAGATTTGGATAATTCTAGCTGTTTAAGTCCTGATGTGTATAATTCTGTACTTATTGCTCTTGTACAAAAAGATCAAGTTAATTTAGCTTTGTCAATTTTCCTTAAACTGCTGGAAACTAATGATGAGAATAGCATTGGGATTAGTAGTGCTGTTGCGTGTAATGAGTTGCTTGTTGGTCTTAAGAGGGCTAATATGAGAGCTGAATTTAAACTAGTTTTTGATAAGCTTAGGGGAAAGGGTGTATTTCCGTTGGATAGATGGGGATATAACATATGCATTCACACGTTCGGATGTTGGGGCGATTTGTCTAGTTCTTTGAGTCTTTTTAAAGAAATGAAGGAAAGGGAAGGTTGGTTTAGTCCCGACTTGTGCACTTATAATAGCTTGATTCATGTGCTTTGCTTGCTCGGGAAGGTTAAGGATGCTTTTGTTGTGTGGGAGGAATTAAAGGGATCTTCAGGGTTGGAACCTGATGCTTATACTTACCGAATTGTTATACAAGGTTGCTCTAAGGCTTACCTGATAAACGATGCGATAAAAGTGTTCAGTGAGATGCAGTACAATGGCATACGTCCGGATACCATTGTTTATAACTCCCTCTTAGATGGATTGCTCAAGGCAAGAAAGTTGACAGATGCATGCAATTTATTCCAGAAAATGATTGAAGATGATGGTGTCCGAGCCAGTTGTTGGACCTATAATATTCTTATTGATGGATTGTTCAAGAATGGCAGGGCTTTGGCTGCTTATACCCTATTTTGTGATTTGAagaagaaaagtaataattttGTGGATGGGGTTACTTATAGCATTGTCATTTTGCATCTTTGTCGGGAAGGTAGGCTTGACGAAGCACTGAAGTTGGTGGAAGAGATGGAAGCTAGAGGGTTTACGGTTGATTTGGTTACCATAACTTCTCTTTTGATTGCAATCTACAGGGAGGGACATTGGGATTATACAGAGAGGCTTATGAAGCACATTAGGGATAGCAATTTAGTTCCAATTATTATCAGGTGGAAAGACAGCATGGAGGCAACAATGAAAGCTCCACAGAGCAGAGAAAAGGATTTTACACCCATTTTCCCATCCAACGGGAACTTTGGTGATATTCTAAGCCTAGAAAATTTAACAGACGCTGAGACTGATACTGCCTTTGGAGCAGAGGATGCTGAGATGGACTCTCAGGAAAGTGATCTGTGGTCATCATCGCCATATATGGACATGCTGGCTAATAAAGTTAGCTCCCAAAGTAATGCTAAAAGGACATTCTCTCTTACCGGAGGAAAAAGAGTAGACACTAAAGGTGCAAATTCTTTTGATATTGACATGGTGAATACCTTCTTGTCGATATTTTTGGCCAAAGGAAAATTGAGCATGGCTTGTAAATTATTTGAAATTTTCACCGACATGGGCGCTGACCCTGTTAGTTACACTTACAATTCTATGATGAGTTCATTCGTCAAGAAGGGATATTTCAATGAGGCATGGGGAATTTTACAGGAAATGGGTGAGAAGGTTTGCCCTTCTGATGTAGCAACGTACAATGTCATAATCCAAGGCTTGGGAAAGATGGGAAGGGCTGATCTTGCTGGTGCCGTACTGGACAAACTGATGAAGCAGGGGGGTTACCTTGACATTGTAATGTATAACACCTTGATTAATGCCCTCGGTAAGGCTGGCAGAATTGAGGAAGTAAACAAGCTTTTCCAGCAGATGAAAGATAGTGGAATAAATCCAGATGTTGTCACTTACAATACATTAATCGAAGTTCATACCAAGGCAGGTCAGCTTAAGCAATCTTACAAGTTTTTAAGGATGATGTTGGAAGCAGGGTGTGCCCCGAACCATGTCACTGACACAACTTTGGACTTTCTGGAGAAAGAGATTGAAAAGCTGAGATACGAGAAGGCATCCATAAAACGCCCAAAAGTAGATAACCCTTTATGA